A genomic stretch from Xiphophorus maculatus strain JP 163 A chromosome 14, X_maculatus-5.0-male, whole genome shotgun sequence includes:
- the LOC102225165 gene encoding histone H2B 1/2-like, whose product MPEPAKSAPKKGSKKAVTKTAAGKGGKKKRRTRKESYAIYVYKVLKQVHPDTGISSKAMSIMNSFVNDIFERIASEASRLAHYNKRSTITSREIQTAVRLLLPGELAKHAVSEGTKAVTKYTSSK is encoded by the coding sequence ATGCCCGAACCCGCCAAGTCTGCGCCCAAGAAGGGCTCCAAGAAAGCGGTCACCAAGACGGCCGCCGGCAAAGGAGgcaagaagaagagaaggaccaggaaggagaGCTACGCCATCTACGTGTACAAGGTGCTGAAGCAGGTCCATCCCGACACCGGGATCTCCTCCAAGGCCATGAGCATCATGAACTCCTTCGTCAACGACATCTTTGAGCGCATCGCCTCCGAGGCCTCCCGTCTGGCTCACTACAACAAGCGATCCACCATCACCTCCAGGGAGATCCAGACCGCTGTGCGCCTCCTGCTGCCCGGTGAGCTGGCCAAGCACGCCGTGTCCGAGGGAACCAAGGCTGTGACCAAATACACCAGCTCCAAGTAA